A single genomic interval of Streptomyces graminofaciens harbors:
- a CDS encoding sugar kinase: MNTSSPPSGEPYLVTLGDVLAVMGARDPGPFALGTTLRLGIAGAESNVAVGVSRLGGSATWIGRVGDDELGDLVLRELRAEGVTTVATRDPATTSLLLKERRTSTHSRTRYYRTHTAGARLTADDIPERVVAGAAVLHITGITPALGEGPAQAVTRAVDIAADAGVTISLDVNFRSLLWSEAEARHALLPLLRRSDLVFAGPHEAALVVPGADGPEELAQGICDLGPGGAVIKLGAEGAYALLDGRPHRQPAVPVHVHDSVGAGDAFAAGYLAELLAGEPPERRLRTAALLGAFAVSTAGDWEGLPRRSELGLLDHHDDIVR; this comes from the coding sequence GTGAACACATCCTCACCTCCGTCCGGCGAGCCCTACCTCGTCACCCTCGGCGACGTGCTCGCCGTCATGGGGGCCCGCGATCCCGGCCCGTTCGCGCTCGGCACGACACTGCGCCTGGGGATCGCCGGCGCCGAGTCCAACGTCGCCGTCGGGGTCAGCCGGCTCGGCGGATCCGCGACCTGGATCGGCCGGGTGGGCGACGACGAACTGGGCGACCTCGTGCTGCGGGAACTACGGGCCGAAGGGGTCACCACCGTCGCCACGCGTGATCCCGCCACCACCTCCCTGCTGCTGAAGGAACGCCGCACCTCCACCCACAGCCGCACGCGCTACTACCGCACCCACACGGCCGGCGCCCGGCTCACCGCCGACGACATCCCCGAACGGGTCGTCGCCGGGGCGGCGGTCCTCCACATCACGGGCATCACCCCCGCGCTCGGGGAAGGCCCCGCCCAGGCCGTGACCCGGGCCGTGGACATCGCCGCCGACGCGGGCGTGACCATCTCCCTCGACGTCAACTTCCGCTCGCTGCTGTGGAGCGAGGCCGAGGCCCGGCACGCCCTGCTGCCCCTGCTGCGCAGGAGCGACCTGGTCTTCGCCGGCCCGCACGAGGCCGCTCTCGTGGTGCCCGGTGCCGACGGACCGGAGGAACTCGCCCAGGGCATCTGTGACCTCGGACCCGGCGGGGCCGTGATCAAGCTCGGCGCCGAGGGGGCGTACGCCCTCCTCGACGGACGGCCACACCGGCAGCCCGCCGTACCCGTCCACGTCCACGACTCGGTGGGCGCGGGAGACGCGTTCGCCGCCGGATACCTCGCCGAACTGCTCGCGGGAGAGCCCCCGGAGCGGCGGTTGCGGACGGCGGCCCTGCTCGGCGCCTTCGCGGTGAGCACCGCCGGCGACTGGGAGGGCCTGCCCCGGCGCTCCGAACTCGGACTGCTCGACCACCACGACGACATCGTCCGCTGA
- a CDS encoding lactonase family protein: MLTSPSTDAIALLTGSYTPDSGGDGPGVAALLLDPATGRTTYDDRVKPLPVSGASFLAAHPSLDVVYSTNETEAGTVSAVARDGDGTLSPLGDPVSCGGANPCHLTVHPDGAWLLTANYGSDTAPGTVAVHRLGPDGRLLEPTDLVIHQGSGPVTGRQEGSHAHQVLVDPAGRFVLATDLGADAVFTYRLDTLTGTLERVAVNAVRAGSGPRHLAFAPGGDLVFSADELSSTVTCHRYDATDGTLTELSRAPATAAEDVVNQPGGIVASACGRFVWVTNRGADTVAAFRLTGTTLEPLGEVPAGGTWPRGLTLAAGHLLVANQHSGTLAALRVLTDGTLTQSHPPVPAPSVVCALAL; encoded by the coding sequence ATGCTCACAAGCCCCTCCACCGACGCGATCGCCCTCCTCACCGGCTCCTACACACCGGACTCCGGCGGGGACGGCCCCGGCGTCGCCGCGCTGCTCCTCGATCCCGCCACCGGCCGCACGACGTACGACGACCGGGTGAAGCCGCTGCCCGTCAGCGGGGCCTCCTTCCTGGCCGCTCACCCCTCGCTCGACGTCGTCTACAGCACGAACGAGACCGAGGCGGGGACCGTCAGTGCCGTCGCCCGCGACGGCGACGGCACCCTGTCACCGCTGGGAGACCCGGTGAGCTGCGGCGGGGCGAACCCGTGCCACCTCACCGTCCACCCGGACGGAGCGTGGCTGCTGACCGCGAACTACGGCAGCGACACCGCCCCGGGCACCGTCGCGGTGCACCGGCTCGGACCCGACGGACGCCTGCTGGAACCGACCGACCTCGTCATCCACCAGGGCTCGGGCCCGGTCACCGGACGTCAGGAGGGCAGCCACGCCCACCAGGTACTCGTCGACCCGGCGGGCCGTTTCGTGCTGGCCACCGACCTGGGGGCGGACGCGGTGTTCACGTACCGGCTCGACACCCTCACCGGCACCCTGGAGCGGGTCGCGGTGAATGCGGTGCGCGCGGGATCCGGCCCCCGCCACCTCGCCTTCGCCCCCGGTGGTGACCTGGTGTTCAGCGCCGACGAACTGTCCTCGACCGTCACCTGCCACCGCTACGACGCCACCGACGGCACCCTGACAGAACTCTCCCGCGCTCCCGCCACGGCAGCCGAGGACGTCGTCAACCAGCCCGGCGGAATCGTCGCCTCAGCCTGCGGACGCTTCGTGTGGGTGACCAACCGGGGTGCCGACACGGTCGCCGCGTTCCGCCTCACCGGCACCACCCTGGAACCGCTCGGCGAGGTCCCCGCCGGCGGCACATGGCCCCGCGGCCTGACCCTGGCGGCCGGTCATCTGCTCGTCGCCAACCAGCACAGCGGCACGCTCGCCGCCCTGCGGGTCCTCACCGACGGCACTCTCACCCAGTCCCACCCGCCGGTCCCCGCCCCCTCGGTGGTCTGCGCACTGGCGCTCTGA
- a CDS encoding carbohydrate binding domain-containing protein: protein MRHVTDIRRFVAGLVTMLVACAAVVLTPAVQAQAAGTSYYVDCSAAANGTGTSGSPWNSLAGPNAKTFAPGDQLLLKRGTTCTGTLHPLGSGSAAGGSISIDAYGTGALPVIAGGGGTDAIYLHNQEYWEISNLEITNTGAVKGANARRGVYVVLENYGTGNHYKVSNLNIHDVNGNNSKEVDGSAGILFAVLGTTTPSAFNDVVIDGNTVADIARSGINMSSTWLCRPSIGCNNPAWTPWTGVVVRNNTVHDTDGDGIVVQMSKDALIEHNVVYNAAKAANAANAGIWAWDSDGTVIQYNEAYGTKKNTGNPDGQGFDVDYGQDGTIVQYNYSHDNEGGFILFCGCGGGSRLSSNAVVRYNVSEDDRLRVVNMLGSQDSQFYNNTIYIPSGSTANVFEVSGAWNDLTLANNLIYNLGSGGYVYTTGQPASNFAWRNNLFYGNHPASEPTGNGNITADPLLASPGSGGTGIGSVAGYQLTASSPAIGAGVVIPGNGGKDYWGSTVPAVCAPDIGADQFSTPSDATCLANQNLGFEKGSLTAWSAWNSASVVNSGAHSGTYTARIGPSPASVEQYVPVAPRTTYRVSGWVKSAVAGEVMNVGVKNTGGLETTASASGTGWTFVSADFTTGAANSTVRLYCYKSSGSGNGYCDDLAVTPVKNHVINGNFESGHTVPWRNGDFSLTGTSSNGNAAALTNSSLSGGALWQLVYTLKSNTTYRLSGAIASQTAGTTTALEAKLYNGSAVTSASTTSSTYSKQSTTFTTGAGVTTARIYCHLVSGTGDGYCDEVTLTEQ from the coding sequence ATGAGACATGTCACCGACATAAGACGGTTCGTCGCAGGCCTCGTCACCATGCTGGTCGCCTGCGCCGCGGTAGTGCTCACGCCGGCGGTGCAAGCCCAGGCGGCGGGCACCTCCTACTACGTGGACTGCTCGGCCGCGGCGAACGGGACCGGCACCTCCGGCTCGCCGTGGAACTCGCTGGCCGGCCCGAACGCGAAGACCTTCGCGCCGGGGGACCAACTGCTGCTGAAGAGAGGGACGACCTGCACCGGCACCCTGCACCCGCTGGGCTCGGGCAGCGCGGCAGGCGGGTCGATCTCCATCGACGCCTACGGCACGGGCGCCCTGCCGGTCATCGCCGGAGGCGGCGGCACGGACGCGATCTACCTGCACAACCAGGAGTACTGGGAGATCTCCAACCTGGAGATCACGAACACCGGCGCGGTGAAGGGCGCGAACGCGCGGCGCGGTGTCTATGTGGTGCTCGAGAACTACGGCACCGGCAACCACTACAAGGTCAGCAACCTCAACATCCATGACGTGAACGGAAACAACTCGAAGGAAGTCGACGGCAGCGCCGGCATCCTCTTCGCCGTTCTCGGGACCACGACGCCCAGCGCCTTCAACGATGTCGTCATCGACGGCAACACCGTCGCCGACATCGCCCGCAGCGGCATCAACATGTCGAGCACATGGCTGTGCCGGCCGTCCATCGGCTGCAACAACCCCGCCTGGACCCCGTGGACCGGCGTCGTCGTCAGGAACAACACCGTCCACGACACCGACGGCGACGGCATCGTGGTGCAGATGTCGAAGGACGCCCTCATCGAGCACAACGTCGTCTACAACGCGGCGAAGGCCGCCAACGCGGCGAACGCGGGCATCTGGGCCTGGGACTCCGACGGGACCGTGATCCAGTACAACGAGGCGTACGGGACCAAGAAGAACACCGGGAACCCCGACGGCCAGGGCTTCGATGTCGACTACGGGCAGGACGGCACGATCGTCCAGTACAACTACAGCCACGACAACGAGGGCGGGTTCATCCTCTTCTGCGGCTGCGGCGGAGGGTCACGTCTCAGCAGCAACGCCGTGGTCCGCTACAACGTCAGCGAGGACGACCGTCTCCGGGTCGTCAACATGCTCGGCTCGCAGGACTCGCAGTTCTACAACAACACCATCTACATCCCCTCGGGTTCGACCGCGAACGTCTTCGAGGTCTCGGGCGCCTGGAACGACCTCACCCTCGCCAACAACCTCATCTACAACCTGGGCAGCGGTGGCTACGTCTACACCACCGGTCAACCGGCCTCGAACTTCGCCTGGCGGAACAACCTCTTCTACGGCAACCACCCGGCCAGTGAGCCGACCGGCAACGGCAACATCACCGCCGATCCCCTGCTGGCCTCGCCCGGCAGCGGCGGCACGGGCATCGGCAGCGTCGCGGGCTACCAGCTCACCGCCTCGTCCCCGGCCATCGGCGCGGGAGTCGTCATCCCCGGCAACGGCGGCAAGGACTACTGGGGATCGACCGTTCCCGCGGTCTGCGCACCCGACATCGGCGCCGACCAGTTCAGCACGCCGTCCGACGCGACCTGCCTCGCGAACCAGAACCTCGGCTTCGAGAAGGGATCCCTCACGGCGTGGAGCGCGTGGAACTCCGCCTCGGTGGTGAACTCGGGCGCCCACAGCGGCACCTACACGGCCCGCATCGGGCCCTCGCCGGCCTCCGTCGAGCAGTACGTCCCCGTCGCGCCCCGCACGACGTACCGGGTCTCGGGCTGGGTGAAGTCCGCCGTCGCCGGTGAGGTCATGAACGTCGGTGTCAAGAACACCGGCGGCCTCGAAACGACGGCGAGCGCCTCGGGCACCGGGTGGACCTTCGTCTCCGCCGACTTCACCACCGGGGCGGCCAACAGCACCGTGCGCCTGTACTGCTACAAGAGCTCCGGCAGCGGGAACGGTTACTGCGACGATCTCGCCGTCACCCCCGTCAAGAACCACGTGATCAACGGCAACTTCGAGTCCGGCCACACCGTGCCCTGGCGCAACGGTGACTTCTCGCTCACGGGTACGTCGTCCAACGGCAACGCCGCCGCACTGACGAACTCCTCCCTGAGCGGTGGCGCCCTGTGGCAACTCGTCTACACCCTCAAGTCGAACACCACCTACCGGCTGAGCGGCGCGATCGCGAGTCAGACCGCCGGCACCACGACGGCACTGGAGGCCAAGCTCTACAACGGTTCCGCCGTCACAAGTGCCTCGACCACGTCGAGCACCTACTCCAAGCAGTCGACGACCTTCACGACGGGGGCAGGTGTGACGACCGCCCGCATCTACTGTCACCTCGTCTCCGGAACGGGCGACGGCTACTGCGACGAGGTCACCCTGACCGAGCAGTGA
- a CDS encoding bifunctional 4-hydroxy-2-oxoglutarate aldolase/2-dehydro-3-deoxy-phosphogluconate aldolase: protein MTERPALTPQLGRTRVMAILRSADAAGLPAVARALAAGGVTCLEITLTTAGALDALAAVRSELGPAVAVGAGTVITGDQARDALAAGAEFLVAPVVDTDVVRDAANRDVPCYPGAWTPTEVSQAWRAGAAAVKLFPASTGGPAHLRQLRAPLPDIPLVAVGGVGIDEARDYLGAGACAVGIGSPLLRGADRDPTAQALDALTTRARTLLDAVRAGEARP from the coding sequence ATGACCGAGCGTCCCGCCCTCACTCCGCAGCTCGGCCGGACACGGGTCATGGCCATTCTGAGGTCGGCCGACGCCGCAGGACTGCCCGCCGTGGCCCGGGCGCTCGCGGCAGGCGGCGTCACCTGCCTGGAGATCACCCTGACCACCGCCGGGGCGCTCGACGCGCTGGCCGCCGTCCGGTCGGAACTCGGCCCCGCCGTAGCGGTCGGCGCGGGCACCGTGATCACCGGCGACCAGGCCAGGGACGCCCTGGCGGCGGGAGCGGAATTCCTGGTCGCCCCCGTCGTGGACACCGACGTCGTCCGCGACGCGGCGAACCGGGATGTCCCGTGCTACCCGGGGGCCTGGACACCGACCGAGGTGTCCCAGGCGTGGCGGGCCGGGGCCGCCGCCGTCAAGCTGTTCCCCGCGAGCACGGGCGGCCCCGCCCACCTGCGCCAACTGCGAGCGCCCCTGCCCGACATCCCCCTCGTCGCCGTCGGCGGCGTCGGCATCGACGAGGCGCGGGACTACCTGGGCGCGGGCGCCTGTGCGGTCGGAATCGGCTCCCCGCTGCTGCGCGGGGCGGACCGGGACCCCACTGCGCAGGCACTGGACGCCCTCACCACGAGGGCACGCACCCTGCTGGACGCGGTACGAGCCGGGGAGGCGAGACCGTGA
- a CDS encoding phosphotransferase family protein, with protein MAEELLHPVLPAASVREIILRTGGELSTIFEIRFVGAAEPVVIKIYDDQWRWKQEKEIYVYQLLQQHGVGPVPDVLHHGDADNALGRCYTVMTMLRGQPLSAVSHALDRASLREIYRQIGGCMAAVHQIPQDAYGYLTTRVLDPEPTNTAYMTRQFHKKLREYADHGGDAELATAIEAKAARQADLLGACRHAVLCHNDLHEGNVLVAEEGGGWQVSGFIDVENAIAADPLMDVAKTDYYSVHDDKDKREALCDGYGTLPADWSERVGLYRLYHALELWDWFASIGNTAPLEDITGDIRRMTA; from the coding sequence ATGGCCGAGGAACTCCTGCATCCCGTCCTTCCCGCTGCGTCCGTCAGGGAGATCATCCTGCGTACTGGCGGGGAGCTGAGCACGATCTTCGAGATCCGGTTCGTCGGGGCGGCCGAGCCGGTCGTAATCAAGATCTATGACGATCAATGGCGCTGGAAACAGGAGAAGGAGATCTACGTCTACCAGCTGCTTCAGCAACACGGTGTCGGGCCGGTGCCTGATGTGCTGCACCATGGGGACGCCGACAACGCGCTCGGGCGCTGCTACACGGTGATGACGATGCTCAGGGGCCAGCCGTTGTCCGCCGTCAGCCACGCCCTCGACAGGGCATCGCTGCGGGAGATCTACCGCCAGATCGGGGGCTGCATGGCTGCAGTCCACCAGATCCCGCAGGACGCCTACGGATACCTCACCACGCGGGTTCTGGATCCCGAGCCGACGAACACCGCCTATATGACACGGCAGTTCCACAAGAAGCTCAGGGAGTACGCCGATCACGGGGGCGATGCGGAGCTCGCGACGGCCATCGAAGCGAAGGCCGCTCGGCAGGCTGACCTGCTCGGCGCGTGCCGGCATGCCGTGTTGTGCCACAACGACTTGCACGAGGGCAACGTCCTGGTCGCCGAGGAAGGCGGCGGATGGCAGGTCAGCGGCTTCATCGACGTGGAGAACGCGATTGCTGCGGATCCACTGATGGACGTGGCCAAGACCGACTACTACTCCGTCCACGACGACAAGGACAAGCGCGAAGCGCTCTGCGACGGCTATGGCACGCTGCCCGCCGACTGGAGCGAGCGGGTCGGCCTCTACCGCCTCTACCACGCTCTGGAGCTGTGGGACTGGTTCGCCTCCATCGGCAACACGGCGCCGTTGGAGGACATCACCGGAGACATCCGGCGGATGACGGCCTGA
- a CDS encoding carbohydrate ABC transporter permease — protein MVFPRRSAVYMLLVGALVLFLGPFGWLLDTALKDPSELRALPIHWWPHHPSFSNFRDALTQIDYLGYARNSLTIATLYAVLVTLASAWAGYGFARLNAPGKRLIFSVLLSTMMLPQVLTLIPTYLLFAKMHLTNTYVPWVLWGLCGAPYLIFLFRQFFSNMPKELEEAAIVDGCGQIRIFWRIFLPQSWPVIATSLILSFSWTWGDYIAPALLLDDTHTTLAVKLAYGYHNAHGAPLGNLVAAGAVMYVVPVLALFLIVQRGFVTGAATSGLK, from the coding sequence ATGGTGTTCCCCCGCAGAAGTGCCGTCTACATGCTGCTGGTCGGCGCCCTCGTCCTCTTCCTCGGCCCGTTCGGCTGGCTGCTGGACACCGCCCTGAAGGATCCCTCGGAGCTGCGCGCGCTGCCCATCCACTGGTGGCCGCACCACCCCAGTTTCAGCAACTTCCGGGACGCCCTGACCCAGATCGACTACCTCGGCTACGCCCGCAACTCCCTGACGATCGCCACCCTCTACGCCGTCCTGGTCACCCTGGCCTCGGCGTGGGCGGGGTACGGCTTCGCCCGTCTCAACGCGCCCGGCAAGCGGCTGATCTTCTCCGTCCTGCTGTCCACGATGATGCTGCCGCAGGTTCTCACCCTCATCCCGACCTATCTGCTGTTCGCCAAGATGCACCTCACCAACACCTATGTGCCGTGGGTGCTGTGGGGCCTGTGCGGAGCCCCGTACCTGATCTTCCTGTTCCGGCAGTTCTTCTCGAACATGCCCAAGGAGCTGGAGGAGGCAGCGATCGTGGACGGCTGCGGGCAGATCCGCATCTTCTGGCGGATCTTCCTGCCGCAGTCCTGGCCGGTCATCGCCACCAGCCTGATCCTGTCCTTCAGCTGGACCTGGGGCGACTACATCGCGCCCGCCCTGCTGCTGGACGACACCCACACCACGCTCGCGGTCAAGCTCGCCTACGGCTACCACAACGCGCACGGCGCACCGCTCGGGAACCTGGTCGCCGCGGGCGCGGTGATGTACGTCGTCCCGGTGCTGGCGTTGTTCCTCATCGTGCAGCGGGGCTTCGTCACCGGCGCCGCCACCTCCGGACTCAAGTGA
- a CDS encoding glycosyl hydrolase: MTAIARPLFRDPVHDGAADPTLVFNRHAGEWWMFYTSRRADAPPMNDVSWVHGTDIGIASSADGGATWLYQGIAEGLDIEPGRHTYWAPEIVDDGTEYHMYVSVIRGVPTRWAGHARVIRHYTSHDLFSWTYRSTLSLSSERVIDACVLRLPTGGYRMWYKDEADHAHTYAADSDDLARWTVRGPAVECSEHEGPNVFELDGSYWMLVDEWRGQRVLHSRDLQTWEPRGLILDLPGQGPDDGGYGYHADVVTSELGAYVFYFTHPGRSDDAAVHHGGDNDRRSSVQVARLRVSGDTLVCDRDEVLEAPVLPLEGPVR; the protein is encoded by the coding sequence ATGACAGCCATTGCCCGCCCCCTGTTCCGCGACCCCGTTCACGACGGCGCGGCCGACCCCACTCTTGTGTTCAACCGGCACGCCGGCGAGTGGTGGATGTTCTACACGAGCCGGCGCGCCGACGCGCCGCCGATGAACGACGTGAGCTGGGTCCACGGGACCGACATCGGGATCGCGTCCTCCGCGGACGGCGGCGCCACCTGGCTGTACCAGGGAATCGCCGAAGGGCTGGACATCGAGCCCGGGCGGCACACCTACTGGGCGCCCGAGATCGTCGACGACGGTACCGAGTACCACATGTACGTCAGTGTGATCCGCGGTGTTCCGACCCGGTGGGCGGGCCACGCGCGCGTGATCCGTCACTACACGAGCCACGACCTCTTCTCGTGGACCTACCGTTCCACCTTGTCGCTCTCGTCCGAGAGGGTGATCGACGCCTGCGTCCTGCGGCTCCCCACCGGCGGCTACCGCATGTGGTACAAGGACGAGGCCGACCACGCCCACACTTACGCTGCGGACAGCGACGACCTGGCGCGGTGGACCGTCCGGGGGCCGGCCGTCGAGTGCTCGGAGCACGAAGGCCCGAACGTCTTCGAGCTCGACGGCAGTTACTGGATGCTCGTCGACGAATGGCGGGGACAGCGGGTTCTTCACTCGCGTGACCTGCAGACATGGGAACCGCGAGGACTCATCCTCGACCTGCCCGGGCAGGGCCCGGACGACGGGGGGTACGGCTACCACGCCGATGTCGTCACCAGTGAACTCGGCGCGTACGTCTTCTACTTCACGCATCCGGGGCGGTCCGATGACGCCGCCGTGCACCACGGCGGCGACAACGACCGTCGGAGCTCGGTCCAGGTGGCCCGCCTGCGGGTGAGCGGAGACACCCTCGTGTGCGACCGCGACGAAGTCCTTGAGGCCCCCGTCCTTCCTCTCGAAGGGCCGGTCCGGTGA
- a CDS encoding alpha-N-arabinofuranosidase yields MSEPGTTPAARFTLDSAFDVGSVNPRLYGSFVEHMGRCVYTGIYEPGHPAADADGLRQDVLALVRELGVTTVRYPGGNFVSGYRWEDSVGPREERPARLDLAWKSTETNEFGLGEFMGFCGKTGMEPMMAVNLGTRGVEDAVRLLEYANHPGGTELSDRRVADGAKEPYGIRMWCLGNEMDGPWQTGHKTPEEYGRLAAETARAMRQVDPDLELVACGSSSSSMPTFASWESTVLQATYDLVDYVSLHAYYEEIDGDRDSFLASAVDMEHFIESVVATCDHVRARLKADKRINLSFDEWNVWYQKRPNPHQVEDWQQAPRLLEDVYTVTDSVVFGSLLIALLRHADRVTAASLAQLVNVIAPIMTEPGGSAWRQTTFYPFAQASAYGRGRVLRVEVDSPTYPTARFGDVPLLHATAVTDDETGAVTVFAVNRGQSEALPLSIDLRGVDAHTLVEHLVLADTDPEASNTADSPDRVTPRIATGTTVTDGVLHAELEPLSWNMIRLTPRQD; encoded by the coding sequence ATGTCCGAGCCCGGCACCACCCCCGCCGCACGCTTCACCCTCGACTCGGCGTTCGACGTCGGCAGTGTCAACCCGCGTCTGTACGGATCCTTCGTCGAGCACATGGGCCGCTGCGTCTACACCGGCATCTACGAGCCCGGCCACCCCGCCGCCGACGCGGACGGCCTGCGCCAGGACGTCCTGGCGCTGGTCCGGGAACTCGGCGTCACCACCGTCCGCTACCCCGGCGGCAACTTCGTCTCGGGCTACCGCTGGGAGGACAGCGTGGGCCCGCGCGAGGAGCGCCCGGCCCGGCTGGACCTGGCGTGGAAGTCCACCGAGACCAACGAGTTCGGCCTCGGCGAATTCATGGGCTTCTGCGGCAAGACCGGCATGGAGCCCATGATGGCCGTCAACCTCGGCACACGAGGCGTCGAGGACGCGGTACGGCTGCTGGAGTACGCGAACCACCCCGGCGGCACCGAACTGTCCGACCGCCGCGTCGCCGACGGCGCCAAGGAGCCGTACGGCATCCGGATGTGGTGCCTGGGCAACGAGATGGACGGCCCCTGGCAGACCGGGCACAAGACCCCCGAGGAGTACGGCCGCCTCGCCGCCGAGACCGCCCGCGCCATGCGACAGGTCGACCCCGATCTGGAGCTGGTCGCCTGCGGCAGCTCCAGTTCCTCCATGCCGACCTTCGCCTCCTGGGAGTCGACCGTCCTCCAGGCCACGTACGACCTCGTGGACTACGTCTCCCTGCACGCCTACTACGAGGAGATCGACGGTGACCGCGACTCCTTCCTGGCGTCCGCCGTGGACATGGAGCACTTCATCGAGTCGGTCGTCGCCACCTGCGACCACGTCCGCGCCCGTCTCAAGGCGGACAAGCGCATCAACCTCTCCTTCGACGAGTGGAACGTCTGGTACCAGAAGCGGCCCAACCCGCACCAGGTCGAGGACTGGCAGCAGGCGCCGCGCCTGCTGGAGGACGTCTACACCGTCACCGACTCCGTGGTCTTCGGCTCGCTGCTCATCGCCCTGCTGCGGCACGCCGACCGGGTCACCGCGGCCTCCCTCGCGCAGCTCGTCAACGTCATCGCGCCGATCATGACCGAGCCGGGCGGCTCCGCGTGGCGGCAGACCACGTTCTACCCCTTCGCCCAGGCGTCGGCGTACGGACGCGGCCGGGTGCTGCGCGTCGAGGTGGACAGCCCGACCTACCCGACCGCCCGCTTCGGTGACGTACCGCTGCTGCACGCCACCGCGGTGACCGACGACGAGACGGGCGCCGTCACCGTCTTCGCGGTCAACCGCGGCCAGTCGGAGGCGCTGCCCCTGTCGATCGACCTGCGCGGCGTCGACGCCCACACCCTCGTGGAGCACCTGGTCCTGGCGGACACCGACCCGGAGGCCAGCAACACCGCGGACAGCCCCGACCGTGTCACCCCGCGCATCGCCACCGGCACCACCGTCACCGACGGCGTCCTGCACGCCGAACTCGAACCGCTGTCCTGGAACATGATCCGCCTGACACCCCGTCAGGACTGA
- a CDS encoding transposase family protein, giving the protein MADLIRAHRRQISSRWRKLDAGQTALIVLAHLRNDERVADLAGGNAVSASTVRRWVLEVLGLLAARSPRLDRALAKVAKDSGCVVLLDGTLMCTRRRSGRANRKSYSGKHKAHGLLFLALTDAKGRLLWISSARRGACSEIMAARYEKLCARLRELELAAVADLGFVGLDEGTEEQPAVITGVQGERRQAPVVTEGGREPAGQQPAGAGRARLREPEDLPDPDQGAHASAARDRADASPAGADAPPGGSVTGDLPAMITVMNCASTPTAHHTRTVDLYESR; this is encoded by the coding sequence GTGGCCGACCTGATCCGCGCCCACCGCAGACAGATCAGCTCCCGGTGGCGCAAGCTCGACGCCGGGCAGACAGCGCTGATCGTGCTGGCCCACCTGCGCAACGACGAGCGCGTGGCCGACCTGGCCGGCGGGAACGCGGTCTCGGCCTCCACGGTGCGGCGCTGGGTGCTGGAGGTGCTCGGCCTGCTGGCCGCACGTTCCCCCCGCCTGGACCGCGCGCTGGCCAAGGTGGCCAAGGACAGCGGCTGCGTGGTCCTGCTGGACGGGACGCTGATGTGCACCCGGCGGCGCAGTGGGCGGGCGAACCGGAAGAGCTACTCGGGAAAGCACAAGGCGCATGGCCTGCTGTTTCTCGCCCTGACCGATGCGAAAGGGCGGCTTTTGTGGATCTCCTCGGCCCGCCGCGGCGCCTGCAGCGAGATCATGGCGGCCCGCTACGAGAAGCTGTGCGCGCGACTGCGCGAGCTGGAGCTTGCCGCGGTGGCCGACCTGGGGTTCGTCGGTCTGGACGAGGGGACCGAGGAACAGCCGGCGGTCATCACGGGGGTTCAAGGCGAGCGGCGGCAAGCGCCTGTCGTCACCGAAGGAGGTCGTGAACCGGCTGGTCAGCAGCCTGCGGGCGCCGGTCGAGCACGGCTTCGCGAGCCTGAAGACCTTCCGGATCCTGACCAAGGTGCGCATGCATCCGCGGCGCGCGACCGCGCTGATGCGAGCCCTGCTGGTGCTGACGCACCACCAGGTGGCTCGGTAACCGGTGATCTCCCCGCAATGATCACCGTGATGAACTGCGCGAGCACCCCAACGGCTCATCACACCAGAACCGTTGACCTGTACGAATCACGATGA